One Acropora palmata chromosome 2, jaAcrPala1.3, whole genome shotgun sequence genomic window carries:
- the LOC141874875 gene encoding thioredoxin domain-containing protein-like isoform X2 — protein sequence MAERMSFCYICAFILLFESCFGDNSVKILNDESFEHLTQASTGATTGDWFIVFSFTDKDPECTECKKADEAIAKAQEKLSHKLNFALVLPPKSKLTLKRFDVARWPHVILLKQGKQYTYSEGKMDEESFIKFIEKGYELAASQPVPPPISKFDIFIEGLMDDIKHMIQLRKNAAVVIFFAGVLFGLMLTPVLKLLAECLINSFTQEPDQDLDEGLGQDEVDEDEDQNEEEEKKER from the exons ATGGCGGAAAGAATGTCGTTCTGCTATATTTGCGCGTTTATCTTACTTTTTGAGAGCTGTTTTGGCGACAACTCGGTTAAAATTCTCAATGACGAATCCTTTGAGCACTTGACCCAAGCGTCTACGGGAGCAACAACGGGGGACTGGTTTATAGTTTT CTCTTTCACTGATAAAGATCCAGAGTGTACTGAATGTAAGAAAGCAGATGAAGCAATAGCAAAAGCCCAAGAGAA GTTGAGTCACAAGTTAAATTTTGCGTTAGTCTTACCACCAAAGAGTAAAT TGACATTAAAACGCTTTGATGTAGCAAGATGGCCTCACGTTATTCT CCTGAAACAGGGAAAACAGTACACCTACTCAGAAGggaagatggatgaagaatcGTTCatcaaatttattgaaaaaggCTATGAATTAGCAGCATCGCAGCCTGTGCCACCTCCAATTAGCAAGTT TGATATCTTCATTGAGGGGCTCATGGACGATATTAAG CATATGATTCAGTTGAGGAAAAACGCAGCCGTTGTGATATTTTTTGCGGGagttttgtttggtttgatGTTGACTCCTGTGCTGAAGCTTTTAGCTGAGTGTCTTATTAACTCATTCACGCAAGAACCTGACCAGGATCTAGATGAAGGATTGGGCCAAGATGAAGTTGACGAGGATGAAGATCAAAatgaggaagaagaaaaaaaggagagataa
- the LOC141874875 gene encoding thioredoxin domain-containing protein-like isoform X1 yields the protein MAERMSFCYICAFILLFESCFGDNSVKILNDESFEHLTQASTGATTGDWFIVFSFTDKDPECTECKKADEAIAKAQEKLSHKLNFALVLPPKSKLTLKRFDVARWPHVILLKQGKQYTYSEGKMDEESFIKFIEKGYELAASQPVPPPISKLVTAEKNNTKVMTPTDHNRRKHDIFIEGLMDDIKHMIQLRKNAAVVIFFAGVLFGLMLTPVLKLLAECLINSFTQEPDQDLDEGLGQDEVDEDEDQNEEEEKKER from the exons ATGGCGGAAAGAATGTCGTTCTGCTATATTTGCGCGTTTATCTTACTTTTTGAGAGCTGTTTTGGCGACAACTCGGTTAAAATTCTCAATGACGAATCCTTTGAGCACTTGACCCAAGCGTCTACGGGAGCAACAACGGGGGACTGGTTTATAGTTTT CTCTTTCACTGATAAAGATCCAGAGTGTACTGAATGTAAGAAAGCAGATGAAGCAATAGCAAAAGCCCAAGAGAA GTTGAGTCACAAGTTAAATTTTGCGTTAGTCTTACCACCAAAGAGTAAAT TGACATTAAAACGCTTTGATGTAGCAAGATGGCCTCACGTTATTCT CCTGAAACAGGGAAAACAGTACACCTACTCAGAAGggaagatggatgaagaatcGTTCatcaaatttattgaaaaaggCTATGAATTAGCAGCATCGCAGCCTGTGCCACCTCCAATTAGCAAGTT AGTGACTGCGGAAAAAAACAATACCAAAGTGATGACTCCAACCGATCATAACAGGAGGAAACA TGATATCTTCATTGAGGGGCTCATGGACGATATTAAG CATATGATTCAGTTGAGGAAAAACGCAGCCGTTGTGATATTTTTTGCGGGagttttgtttggtttgatGTTGACTCCTGTGCTGAAGCTTTTAGCTGAGTGTCTTATTAACTCATTCACGCAAGAACCTGACCAGGATCTAGATGAAGGATTGGGCCAAGATGAAGTTGACGAGGATGAAGATCAAAatgaggaagaagaaaaaaaggagagataa
- the LOC141874875 gene encoding thioredoxin domain-containing protein-like isoform X4 produces the protein MAERMSFCYICAFILLFESCFGDNSVKILNDESFEHLTQASTGATTGDWFIVFSFTDKDPECTECKKADEAIAKAQEKLSHKLNFALVLPPKSKLTLKRFDVARWPHVILLKQGKQYTYSEGKMDEESFIKFIEKGYELAASQPVPPPISKLVTAEKNNTKVMTPTDHNRRKQYVISSLRGSWTILSI, from the exons ATGGCGGAAAGAATGTCGTTCTGCTATATTTGCGCGTTTATCTTACTTTTTGAGAGCTGTTTTGGCGACAACTCGGTTAAAATTCTCAATGACGAATCCTTTGAGCACTTGACCCAAGCGTCTACGGGAGCAACAACGGGGGACTGGTTTATAGTTTT CTCTTTCACTGATAAAGATCCAGAGTGTACTGAATGTAAGAAAGCAGATGAAGCAATAGCAAAAGCCCAAGAGAA GTTGAGTCACAAGTTAAATTTTGCGTTAGTCTTACCACCAAAGAGTAAAT TGACATTAAAACGCTTTGATGTAGCAAGATGGCCTCACGTTATTCT CCTGAAACAGGGAAAACAGTACACCTACTCAGAAGggaagatggatgaagaatcGTTCatcaaatttattgaaaaaggCTATGAATTAGCAGCATCGCAGCCTGTGCCACCTCCAATTAGCAAGTT AGTGACTGCGGAAAAAAACAATACCAAAGTGATGACTCCAACCGATCATAACAGGAGGAAACAGTACG TGATATCTTCATTGAGGGGCTCATGGACGATATTAAG CATATGA
- the LOC141874875 gene encoding thioredoxin domain-containing protein-like isoform X3, producing MAERMSFCYICAFILLFESCFGDNSVKILNDESFEHLTQASTGATTGDWFIVFSFTDKDPECTECKKADEAIAKAQEKLSHKLNFALVLPPKSKLTLKRFDVARWPHVILLKQGKQYTYSEGKMDEESFIKFIEKGYELAASQPVPPPISKLVTAEKNNTKVMTPTDHNRRKQYGEPIRIPCNYWYRAQSVVKNCACK from the exons ATGGCGGAAAGAATGTCGTTCTGCTATATTTGCGCGTTTATCTTACTTTTTGAGAGCTGTTTTGGCGACAACTCGGTTAAAATTCTCAATGACGAATCCTTTGAGCACTTGACCCAAGCGTCTACGGGAGCAACAACGGGGGACTGGTTTATAGTTTT CTCTTTCACTGATAAAGATCCAGAGTGTACTGAATGTAAGAAAGCAGATGAAGCAATAGCAAAAGCCCAAGAGAA GTTGAGTCACAAGTTAAATTTTGCGTTAGTCTTACCACCAAAGAGTAAAT TGACATTAAAACGCTTTGATGTAGCAAGATGGCCTCACGTTATTCT CCTGAAACAGGGAAAACAGTACACCTACTCAGAAGggaagatggatgaagaatcGTTCatcaaatttattgaaaaaggCTATGAATTAGCAGCATCGCAGCCTGTGCCACCTCCAATTAGCAAGTT AGTGACTGCGGAAAAAAACAATACCAAAGTGATGACTCCAACCGATCATAACAGGAGGAAACAGTACGGTGAACCAATTAGAATTCCTTGCAATTACTGGTACCGTGCTCAAAGTGTGGTAAAAAATTGCGCAtgcaag TGA
- the LOC141874874 gene encoding protein KTI12 homolog, which produces MPLVVMCGFPCSGKTKRANELKSYLQNSRGRSVQLSSDESLNFERNTAYAASSSEKELRGLLKSSVERLISRDDIVILDSLNYIKGFRYELYCVAKAHKTTHCVLHCDTPKETCQQWNMVKENRYHDEILDALIMRFETPDSRNRWDSPLFVIQVEDILPFDSIYEALINRVPPPPNQATQAQPLSATNFLYELDKTTQDIVTALLNSQSTFVPGDSVAVPGAQEKVILIRTANMSELRRLRRQFITYTKMHPVEDTKKIANMFVQYLNSSLQ; this is translated from the exons ATGCCGCTCGTTGTCATGTGTGGATTTCCTTGTTCAGGGAAAACGAAAAGAGCGAACGAGTTGAAGTCTTACCTGCAAAATTCTAGAGGGAGGAGTGTTCAATTGTCGAGTGATgaaagtttgaattttgaaagaaacacaGCTTATGCTG CCTCTTCTAGTGAGAAGGAATTACGAGGTCTTCTAAAGTCTTCTGTGGAAAG GTTGATTTCAAGAGATGACATTGTCATTCTTGACTCTCTTAATTACATTAAAG gTTTTAGATATGAGTTATACTGTGTTGCAAAGGCTCACAAAACAACACATTGTGTG CTTCATTGTGACACTCCAAAGGAAACCTGCCAACAGTGGAATATGGTCAAAGAAAACAGATATCATGATGAAAT ATTAGATGCTTTAATAATGAGGTTTGAGACACCGGATTCAAGAAACAGATGGGATTCTCCTCTATTTGTTATTCAG GTTgaggatatcttgccttttgATTCCATTTACGAGGCCTTAATAAACAGAGTACCTCCCCCTCCAAACCAAGCAACTCAAGCG CAACCACTCTCTGCAACAAACTTTTTGTATGAGCTTGACAAGACAACTCAAGATATTGTCACT GCATTGCTAAATTCCCAGAGTACATTTGTTCCCGGTGATAGCGTAGCAGTTCCAGGagcacaagaaaaa GTGATTTTGATCAGAACAGCGAACATGTCGGAATTGAGGAGACTCAGGCGACAGTTTATAACCTACACCAAAATGCACCCAGTGGAGGATACAAAGAAAATAGCTAATATGTTTGTTCAGTACTTGAATAGCAgtttacaataa
- the LOC141874877 gene encoding L-rhamnose-binding lectin ELEL-1-like isoform X2, which yields MIVMNTETGIIIERKSNPTMNKNMMNRLKKMDKKVDNIMRIMRKVMKGDKYNKPRIKPHNLSSFTICEGRAAKLACKAGQKMKIVQARYGRSNKRTCKGGPIRTTKCKATKSLAIVRKYCHGKASCVLRANNSVFGDPCFGTYKYLAVKYRCSK from the exons ATGATCGTAATGAACACGGAAACAGGAATAATCATTGAGAGGAAGTCAAATCCAACAA tgaacaaaaacatgatgaatcgcttaaaaaaaatggacaaGAAAGTGGACAATATCATGAGGATTATGCGGAAAGTAATGAAAGGAGATAAGTACA ATAAGCCGAGAATTAAACCTCACAATCTCAGTTCGTTTACTATTTGTGAGGGAAGAGCAGCCAAATTGGCATGCAAAGCCGGCCAAAAAATGAAGATTGTGCAGGCAAGGTATGGCCGTTCAAACAAGCGTACGTGTAAAGGAGGGCCAATTCGCACCACCAAATGCAAAGCCACAAAGTCATTGGCCATTGTGCGGAAATATTGCCATGGAAAAGCTTCATGTGTTCTGAGAGCAAATAATTCAGTGTTTGGGGATCCGTGTTTTGGAACATACAAGTACCTTGCTGTTAAGTACAGATGCAGCAAGTGA
- the LOC141874877 gene encoding uncharacterized protein LOC141874877 isoform X1, with protein sequence MLKATCTVLALLLLAIQLPELSSAKKARNGIKVKNFRLNSKKNLGRVLSIVSAVDLTLRFTHGRIGVIESSVKHLKRVNKNMMNRLKKMDKKVDNIMRIMRKVMKGDKYNKPRIKPHNLSSFTICEGRAAKLACKAGQKMKIVQARYGRSNKRTCKGGPIRTTKCKATKSLAIVRKYCHGKASCVLRANNSVFGDPCFGTYKYLAVKYRCSK encoded by the exons ATGTTAAAAGCCACTTGTACCGTCCTCGCGCTGTTACTACTGGCGATTCAACTGCCAGAACTTTCTAGCGCTAAAAAAGCCAGAAATGGCATCAAAGTCAAGAATTTTCGTTTAAACTCCAAGAAAAACCTGGGTCGGGTTTTGTCCATTGTGAGCGCCGTCGACCTGACATTACGTTTCACACACGGTAGAATCGGCGTTATAGAATCAAGCGTCAAACATCTAAAAAGGG tgaacaaaaacatgatgaatcgcttaaaaaaaatggacaaGAAAGTGGACAATATCATGAGGATTATGCGGAAAGTAATGAAAGGAGATAAGTACA ATAAGCCGAGAATTAAACCTCACAATCTCAGTTCGTTTACTATTTGTGAGGGAAGAGCAGCCAAATTGGCATGCAAAGCCGGCCAAAAAATGAAGATTGTGCAGGCAAGGTATGGCCGTTCAAACAAGCGTACGTGTAAAGGAGGGCCAATTCGCACCACCAAATGCAAAGCCACAAAGTCATTGGCCATTGTGCGGAAATATTGCCATGGAAAAGCTTCATGTGTTCTGAGAGCAAATAATTCAGTGTTTGGGGATCCGTGTTTTGGAACATACAAGTACCTTGCTGTTAAGTACAGATGCAGCAAGTGA
- the LOC141874876 gene encoding transmembrane protein 267-like, protein MHRLRSSKPNMANLLIIVSATSSLRFLSKNVLPLVSRTLPYGFIGFVCYGLDAICLSMQNVHLRAILDNFTHGIISCISWYIVSEIRTPRDVIDAISSGIIACSLDVDHFVAAKSLKLQDALHLQNRPFLHSTTVVFIVVPMLEVFLAQNIPYLQSLPYLFAVAIISHHLRDGHRRGLWFWPIGSTPAIPYWLYVVYIVALPYFVKELKVSMEKTPDFPVSNNLLFNV, encoded by the exons ATGCATAGGCTTCGCTCTTCCAAACCAAACATGGCGAACTTATTAATAATTGTCTCGGCAACGTCTTCACTGCGGTTTTTATCCAAAAACGTTCTACCTCTTGTTTCTAGGACTCTTCCCTATGGTTTTATAGGGTTCGTTTGTTATGGACTAGATGCCATTTGTCTTTCAATGCAAAACGTTCATCTCAGAGCAATTCTTGACAACTTCACTCACGGAATTATTTCTTGCATCAGCTGGTACATCGTTAGTGAAATTCGAACACCAAGAGATGTTATAGATGCGATCTCATCTGGAATTATTGCCTGTTCCTTAGATGTGGATCATTTTGTTGCGGCCAAATCGCTAAAGCTCCAG gaTGCTCTTCATCTTCAGAACAGGCCATTTCTCCATTCCACAACAGTGGTATTTATTGTAGTGCCAATGCTGGAAGTTTTCTTGGCACAAAATATCCCTTACTTACAATCTCTTCCTTACTTATTTGCTGTTGCTATTATTTCACACCACTTGCGTGATGGACATAGGCGCGGCCTGTGGTTTTGGCCTATTGGAAGCACTCCAGCCATACCCTACTGGTTGTATGTTGTTTATATTGTGGCATTACCTTATTTTGTCAAGGAACTAAAAGTTTCTATGGAAAAGACACCTGATTTTCCTGTATCAAACAATCTTCTTTTTAATGTGTGA